A DNA window from Gigantopelta aegis isolate Gae_Host chromosome 4, Gae_host_genome, whole genome shotgun sequence contains the following coding sequences:
- the LOC121370240 gene encoding uncharacterized protein LOC121370240 produces the protein MTMEILIFFQESALTGHPRITRKSQTTFLWCQTIGTGIKARGTVIKARGTGIHARGAGIQVRGSGIKARGTVIQNKGTVIKARQTVIKARRTVIKARGTGIHARGAGIQVRGTVIKARRTVIKARGTGIHARGAGIQVRGSGIKARGTGILNRGTVIKARRTVIQNKGTVIKARRTVIKARGTGIHARGSGIQVRGTVIKARGTGIQARGSGIKARGTGIQARGYGIKARGTGIHARGSGIQVRGTVIKARGTGIQARGSGIKARGTGIHARGAGIQVRGTVIKARGTGIQARETWIQTIGTWIKARGTVIQARATGIQVGGSEIQVGGSEIKARGTGILNRGTGIQDRGTGVQDRGTVIQDRGTVIQGRGTEIKARGTMMKARGTVIQDRGTGIQDKGTWIQAIGTWIQARGTVIKARR, from the coding sequence ATGACAATGGAAATCTTAATTTTTTTCCAAGAATCTGCCCTAACTGGACACCCTAGAATTACTAGAAAGAGCCAAACAACTTTTCTATGGTGTCAGACCATAGGAACTGGGATAAAGGCCAGAGGAACTGTGATAAAGGCTAGAGGAACTGGTATCCATGCCAGAGGAGCTGGGATACAGGTCAGAGGATCTGGGATAAAGGCCAGAGGAACTGTGATCCAGAACAAAGGAACTGTGATAAAGGCTAGACAAACTGTGATAAAGGCTAGACGAACTGTGATAAAAGCTAGAGGAACTGGTATCCATGCCAGAGGAGCTGGGATACAGGTCAGAGGAACTGTGATAAAGGCTAGACGAACTGTGATAAAGGCTAGAGGAACTGGTATCCATGCCAGAGGAGCTGGGATACAGGTCAGAGGATCTGGGATAAAGGCCAGAGGAACTGGGATCCTAAACAGAGGAACTGTAATAAAGGCTAGACGAACTGTGATCCAGAACAAAGGAACTGTGATAAAGGCTAGACGAACTGTGATAAAGGCTAGAGGAACTGGTATCCATGCAAGAGGATCTGGGATACAGGTCAGAGGAACTGTGATAAAGGCTAGAGGAACTGGTATCCAGGCCAGAGGATCTGGGATAAAGGCTAGAGGAACTGGTATCCAGGCCAGAGGATATGGGATAAAGGCTAGAGGAACTGGTATCCATGCAAGAGGATCTGGGATACAGGTCAGAGGAACTGTGATAAAGGCTAGAGGAACTGGTATCCAGGCCAGAGGATCTGGGATAAAGGCTAGAGGAACTGGTATCCATGCCAGAGGAGCTGGGATACAGGTCAGAGGAACTGTGATAAAGGCTAGAGGAACTGGTATCCAGGCCAGAGAAACTTGGATACAAACCATAGGAACTTGGATAAAGGCCAGAGGAACTGTGATCCAGGCCAGAGCAACTGGGATACAGGTCGGAGGATCTGAGATACAGGTCGGAGGATCTGAGATAAAGGCCAGAGGAACTGGGATCCTAAACAGAGGAACTGGGATACAGGACAGAGGAACTGGGGTACAGGACAGAGGAACTGTGATCCAGGACAGAGGAACTGTGATCCAGGGCAGAGGAACCGAGATAAAGGCCAGAGGAACCATGATGAAGGCCAGAGGAACTGTGATCCAGGACAGAGGAACTGGGATACAGGACAAAGGAACTTGGATACAAGCAATAGGAACTTGGATACAGGCCAGAGGAACTGTGATAAAGGCCAGAAGATaa